The following are encoded together in the Roseivirga misakiensis genome:
- a CDS encoding ABC transporter permease, which yields MIKYAFRVLWKNRFFSLLNIVGLTFGLSASIWLVLFLQNELTFDLHHPNHERVYRVSHVFSAPGVEFNTAYSASELSPMLKEEFPEIEAFARFLPLQVSEIFYNNQLLQQPEMFYTDPAVFDIFNVNLLSGNQETALSNTRSAIISKTVSEKLFGQESALDKTVKIDGNDMIVTGVFEDLPKNTHFTFEVLISGASGREWATRDGVFDSEVLWNANCANYVLFTPGTDVENFKAKFGPFNDKYFMPFGNKIEGSHTLRLQQLPSIHYDKEAINDDFAKGNPTNLIIFSIVGFAILLLACINYINLSTARAGSRAKEIAIRKVLGTNVSRLKATILAESLVQVFIAYILSIFVVWGMIAQTPLQSWIGVSFDFTLFENPVLLLTSLVIVTITGLISGLYPAFYLSKINTIGALKGSWTANKSSNFFRQGLVLFQFVISISVLLSTMLMKDQIDFLQTKDMGFSKDQILLINTSDSIAQSKYQVLKDALESNTAIEKVTSSNFVAGTDIGQIVFNVERDGQQVQQEFKFIHGDEDYLETFEIPLVTGRSYSGKETRGNQYFVINEKAAELLGWDDPVGKNLGFFHQEVPGQVIGVMRDFNHFSLHNPIEPLVYVFNPQPGRHLIVRFNQNRVDEALAAVRENWDQALPNYPLEYSFLNDRMNTLYEADKTQSKLIGAMTVLCIAISLIGLTGLTSFNISQRKKEIGIRKVLGAMTVKIVTLIFSSTLKLIIIATLIAAPLSYYIISQWLQNFEYQTALDVGIMALGCVGALLLTFVLVSSLVIKTARKNPVDSLRYE from the coding sequence ATGATTAAGTATGCCTTCCGCGTTTTATGGAAAAACAGATTCTTCAGTTTGTTGAATATCGTCGGTTTAACTTTCGGTTTATCTGCTAGTATTTGGCTGGTCCTTTTCCTTCAAAACGAACTTACATTTGATTTGCATCACCCAAATCACGAGCGTGTATATCGAGTGAGCCATGTGTTTTCAGCCCCCGGAGTAGAGTTCAATACTGCCTATTCTGCATCAGAACTCAGCCCGATGCTCAAAGAAGAGTTTCCAGAAATTGAGGCTTTCGCCAGGTTTCTACCCCTACAAGTATCCGAAATTTTCTACAACAATCAGTTGTTGCAGCAACCAGAAATGTTTTACACTGACCCTGCTGTTTTCGACATTTTCAACGTCAATCTTTTGAGTGGAAACCAAGAGACCGCCCTATCAAATACCCGCAGTGCGATTATCTCCAAAACTGTCTCGGAAAAACTCTTCGGCCAAGAAAGTGCACTCGACAAAACCGTTAAGATAGATGGCAATGATATGATTGTCACTGGCGTTTTTGAAGACCTCCCAAAAAACACACACTTTACCTTCGAAGTCCTAATTTCTGGAGCTAGTGGCAGGGAATGGGCAACGCGCGACGGTGTTTTTGATTCTGAAGTGCTTTGGAATGCAAACTGTGCCAACTATGTGCTTTTTACTCCAGGCACTGATGTAGAAAACTTCAAAGCTAAGTTTGGGCCTTTTAATGATAAGTACTTTATGCCTTTTGGGAATAAAATCGAAGGCTCACACACACTTAGGCTTCAGCAACTACCAAGCATTCATTATGACAAAGAGGCTATCAATGATGACTTTGCTAAAGGAAACCCCACTAACCTGATCATCTTCTCTATTGTGGGTTTTGCGATACTTCTTTTGGCCTGCATAAACTACATAAACCTCTCTACCGCTCGAGCTGGTTCTCGGGCTAAAGAAATCGCTATAAGAAAAGTACTCGGCACCAATGTCAGTAGGCTAAAAGCCACAATCCTCGCAGAATCTCTGGTTCAGGTATTCATAGCGTATATACTATCGATTTTTGTGGTTTGGGGTATGATCGCGCAAACTCCGTTACAATCTTGGATAGGCGTTTCTTTTGACTTCACACTTTTCGAAAACCCAGTACTCCTTCTCACTTCACTAGTAATTGTTACGATTACAGGGCTAATTTCGGGTTTATACCCAGCCTTTTACCTTTCCAAAATCAACACGATCGGTGCTTTGAAAGGTAGCTGGACAGCCAATAAATCCAGTAATTTTTTCAGACAAGGCTTAGTGCTTTTTCAATTCGTTATTTCGATCAGTGTTTTATTGAGTACAATGCTGATGAAAGACCAAATTGACTTTCTTCAGACTAAAGACATGGGATTTTCAAAAGATCAGATCTTACTAATCAATACTTCTGACTCTATTGCTCAATCAAAGTACCAAGTATTAAAAGATGCTTTGGAGTCCAATACTGCGATTGAAAAAGTGACTTCCTCAAATTTTGTGGCGGGCACAGACATTGGTCAAATCGTCTTTAATGTAGAAAGAGATGGGCAACAAGTACAGCAAGAATTCAAGTTCATACACGGTGACGAAGACTACTTGGAAACTTTTGAAATCCCGTTGGTCACAGGCCGATCATATAGCGGAAAAGAAACGCGTGGTAACCAATATTTCGTGATCAATGAAAAAGCTGCTGAACTGTTAGGTTGGGATGATCCAGTTGGCAAAAACCTCGGTTTCTTTCATCAAGAAGTTCCCGGGCAGGTTATTGGGGTTATGAGAGATTTCAATCACTTCTCATTACATAATCCAATTGAACCCTTAGTTTACGTTTTCAACCCTCAACCTGGTAGACATTTAATTGTTCGTTTCAATCAAAATAGGGTAGATGAGGCATTAGCAGCGGTTAGAGAAAACTGGGATCAAGCTTTGCCAAACTATCCGCTTGAATACAGCTTTCTGAATGATCGAATGAATACCCTCTATGAAGCCGACAAAACTCAAAGCAAATTGATCGGCGCGATGACTGTTTTATGTATCGCCATTTCACTGATCGGTTTAACGGGATTGACTTCTTTCAATATCAGCCAACGCAAAAAGGAAATAGGAATCCGTAAAGTGCTCGGCGCCATGACGGTTAAAATCGTTACGCTGATATTTTCTAGTACGCTTAAGCTAATCATCATCGCCACGCTTATTGCTGCGCCACTTTCATACTACATCATTAGCCAATGGCTTCAAAACTTTGAGTATCAAACAGCACTAGACGTGGGCATTATGGCCTTAGGCTGTGTTGGTGCTTTGCTACTGACTTTTGTATTAGTAAGCAGTTTGGTCATCAAAACGGCCCGAAAAAACCCTGTAGATTCACTGCGGTATGAGTAG
- a CDS encoding S8 family peptidase, whose protein sequence is MRSRKVKFLYTLVLGAITLSMNAQEAEKPPKNWFNLDPVENKINGVSTNKAYEYLSGKTSKTVIVAVIDSGIDILHEDLKDVIWVNEDEIPDNGIDDDNNGYVDDIYGWNFIGGKDGTNVDKDSYELTREYKRLSEKYEGKTADDFKKKERAGFEYWQSVKEQFESLREKTIGQLPLLENIDKQLKRFNQLFQAYFETEHVDYTMIDKLSSTDQVILQGQAVLRSIYTVTDKGLTLDSLVYFLGEDLKQMKKQAEFDYNLNFDPRSIVGDDPNRLDDIGYGNNDVIGQNTNNFHGTHVAGIIAAKRGNGIGIDGVANNVRIMALRAVPDGDERDKDVANAIRYAVDNGAQVVNMSFGKGFSPNLDYVYEAIAYAESKGVLLVHAAGNSAANNDESENYPNDYIGRKKNLSNWIEVGASSWGGTEDNYIGSFSNYGKKNVDVFAPGVAINSLAPGDEYEDANGTSMASPVTAGVAALLLSYFPDLEASQLKDIIMKSVRSVNGLKVYQPGTGEEVKFSSLSASGGIINAAEAVKLAESMTLKKKK, encoded by the coding sequence ATGAGAAGTAGAAAAGTGAAGTTTTTATATACCCTAGTTTTAGGAGCAATTACACTGAGCATGAATGCTCAGGAAGCAGAAAAACCACCAAAGAACTGGTTTAATCTTGACCCTGTTGAAAACAAGATTAATGGAGTGAGTACAAATAAGGCATACGAATACCTGAGCGGCAAAACCTCTAAAACCGTTATTGTGGCTGTAATCGATTCGGGAATAGATATTTTACATGAAGACCTGAAGGATGTTATCTGGGTAAACGAGGATGAAATTCCAGATAACGGTATTGACGATGATAATAATGGTTACGTAGATGATATCTACGGCTGGAATTTTATAGGAGGGAAAGACGGAACCAATGTAGACAAAGACTCTTATGAGTTGACGCGTGAATACAAGCGTTTATCCGAAAAGTATGAAGGCAAAACAGCTGACGACTTCAAAAAGAAAGAAAGAGCAGGTTTCGAGTATTGGCAAAGTGTAAAAGAACAATTTGAGAGCCTCCGAGAAAAAACGATCGGTCAGTTACCGCTTCTAGAAAACATCGACAAACAACTCAAACGATTCAACCAGCTTTTTCAAGCCTACTTTGAAACAGAGCACGTCGATTACACCATGATCGATAAATTGAGCTCTACAGACCAAGTCATATTACAAGGTCAAGCTGTTTTGAGAAGTATTTATACGGTTACAGATAAGGGGCTAACGCTAGACAGCCTAGTTTACTTTTTAGGGGAAGACCTAAAACAGATGAAGAAACAAGCGGAGTTTGATTATAACTTAAACTTTGACCCGAGAAGCATAGTTGGAGACGACCCCAATCGATTAGACGATATTGGTTACGGTAATAACGACGTGATTGGGCAAAACACGAACAATTTTCACGGCACTCATGTAGCAGGAATTATTGCGGCCAAAAGAGGCAATGGAATTGGTATTGATGGTGTGGCGAATAATGTTAGAATTATGGCCTTACGTGCAGTGCCTGATGGCGATGAGCGTGATAAGGACGTGGCCAATGCCATTCGCTATGCGGTAGATAACGGTGCACAAGTCGTAAACATGAGTTTTGGAAAAGGATTTTCTCCAAATCTAGATTATGTATACGAAGCGATAGCTTATGCTGAGTCAAAGGGTGTTTTATTAGTCCACGCTGCTGGAAATAGTGCCGCTAATAATGATGAGTCTGAAAATTACCCTAACGACTACATTGGCAGAAAGAAGAATCTGTCTAACTGGATAGAAGTTGGTGCTTCGTCTTGGGGAGGTACTGAGGATAATTACATCGGTTCATTTTCTAACTACGGAAAGAAAAACGTCGATGTCTTTGCACCAGGAGTGGCCATTAACTCACTAGCACCAGGCGATGAATATGAAGATGCCAACGGAACGAGTATGGCGTCGCCAGTAACAGCAGGTGTTGCGGCTTTATTGCTCTCTTACTTTCCAGATCTTGAAGCCAGCCAATTGAAGGATATCATCATGAAATCGGTAAGGTCTGTGAATGGGCTCAAGGTTTACCAGCCAGGTACAGGAGAAGAGGTAAAATTCTCTAGCCTTTCAGCATCGGGTGGAATCATAAACGCTGCGGAAGCGGTGAAATTGGCCGAGTCCATGACCCTGAAGAAAAAGAAGTAA
- a CDS encoding redoxin family protein: MKIGSLKILVLCFLLSACQSGTAQKTTDDIIINELSSELSSLDKVIKMHPNQVLYIDFWATWCKPCIEEFKHKDDLKAYADEKGFKLLYVSVDRSSAVANWKKLIEANDLKGSHYILPVDKYPPMEIAEINGNRKSFRIPRYMIVDKEGNIVENDAPRPSRIRALKTLISNYL, from the coding sequence ATGAAAATCGGTTCTTTAAAAATTCTGGTTTTGTGTTTTCTGTTGAGTGCTTGCCAATCTGGAACAGCACAAAAAACAACGGACGATATCATTATTAATGAATTATCCAGTGAGTTATCGTCACTTGACAAAGTCATTAAAATGCACCCCAATCAGGTCTTATATATTGACTTTTGGGCCACTTGGTGCAAGCCTTGTATAGAGGAGTTTAAGCATAAAGATGACTTGAAAGCTTACGCTGATGAGAAAGGATTTAAGCTGCTCTATGTTTCTGTAGACAGAAGTTCCGCCGTAGCTAATTGGAAAAAGTTAATTGAAGCCAATGACCTCAAAGGAAGCCACTACATTTTACCCGTGGACAAATACCCTCCGATGGAAATAGCAGAAATCAATGGCAACAGGAAAAGTTTCAGAATTCCTAGGTATATGATCGTGGATAAGGAAGGGAACATCGTAGAAAATGATGCTCCCCGACCGTCGAGGATCAGGGCTTTAAAAACCTTGATCTCTAATTATCTCTAA